The nucleotide sequence CAGCAAGGAAAGGGTCATGGCAACTGCTCAATTGCGCTTGGAGGGGATGAGTTGTGCAGCCTGTGCGTCAGCGATCGAGCGATCGCTGCTAGCGGTCAACGGGGTCGATCGCGCTGCCGTCAACTTTGCCCTCGAACAGGCATCGGTCGATTTCGATTCAGGCCAAACCTCGGTCGAGCAACTACAGGCAGCAGTTGAAGCTGCCGGATATGTCGCCCTTCCCATTGAAGCAGATGCTCCTGCTGGAGAAGAAAAACCGCTTGCCTCGCCGGAACTGACGCGCAAATTGTGGGTGGGGGGCATTTTGAGTGGCTTGCTCGTGCTGGGGGCAATACCGAGTATGACAGGGTTGCCTGCGCCGCAATGGTGGATGCGGGCTCACCATCCTTGGGTGCAACTGGTGCTTGCAGCTCCTGTGCAGTTTTGGGTGGGGCAGGGGTTTTATCTGGGGGCGCGGGCGGCGATCGCCCGTCGCACTGCCGATATGAATGTATTAGTGGCGTTGGGGACGAGTGTGGCGTTTGGCTATTCGGTCTTTCCGACGGTTTGGCCTGCGTTTTTTGAAGCTCGCGGCTTGCCTGCCGATGTCTATTACGAAACTGCTGCTGTGGTCACCACATTGGTGCTGCTCGGTCGCTTGTTAGAGCGGCGGGCGCGGGGGAAAACGTCGGCGGCGATTCGCAAGTTGATGGGGTTACAGGCGAAGACGGCTCGCGTAGTACGGGGCGATCGCGAGTTGGATATTCCGATCGCGCAGGTGCTGGTGGGGGATGTGGCGATTGTACGACCGGGGGAGAGGGTGCCGGTGGATGGGGTGGTGCTGTCGGGGGAGTCGGCAGTGGATGAGTCGATGGTCACGGGGGAGAGTTTTCCGGTGCTGAAGCGGACGGGAGCTGAGGCGATTGGCGGCACGGTGAATGGGACGGGGGCATTGCGGTTGCGGGCGACGCGGGTGGGGCGAGATACGGTGTTGGCTCAGATTGTGCAATTGGTGCAGCAGGCGCAGGCTTCGAAGGCTCCGATTCAGCGGTTGGCCGATCGGGTGACAGCTTATTTTGTGCCTGCGGTCTTGGCAATCGCCGCGCTGACATTCTTGGCTTGGCTGATTCTGGCCCGCAATTTGGGGTTTGCCACGATTACGACAGTGGGGGTGTTGGCGATCGCCTGTCCCTGCGCGTTAGGTCTGGCAACGCCCACTTCGATTGCGGTGGGGACTGGCATGGGGGCCGAGCGGGGAATTTTGATTAAGACGGCGGACAGTCTGGAGTTAGCCCATTCGTTGGATGCGATCGTGTTGGATAAGACGGGGACGCTGACTGAGGGGAAACCGGCGGTGACGGATGGTTGGGCGTTGGCGGGTGACGAAGCCGATCTGTTGCGCTGGGCAGGGGCGGCGGAGCGGTATTCGGAGCATCCGCTAGCGAGGGCGATTGTGGATTGTGCTGGCGATCGCCAGGTGGATTTGCCGGAGCCGCAGCAGTTTGAGGCGGTGGTGGGTAGGGGGGTGACGGCGATTGTGGAGGGGCAAAGGGTGAATGTCGGTACGGTGCAATGGCTGTCGGAGTTGGGGATTGCGACGGATGCGGCGGTGCAGCGGCAGCGGGAATGGGAGCAGGGGGGACAGACGGTGGTGGCGATCGCGGTGGCGGAGGAGTTGCAGGGGATGGTGGCGATCGCCGATCGGCTCAAGCCGACTTCTGAAGAGGTGGTGGGACGCCTTCAAAAGATGGGGTTAGAGGTGGTGATGTTGACGGGGGATAATGCTCGGACGGCTAGGGCGATTGGCGATCGGGTGGGGATCGAGCGGGTTATTGCGGGGGTGCGACCGGAGCAAAAGGCGGAGCATATTTTGCGGTTGCAGCAGGAGGGCAAGCGGGTGGCGATGGTGGGGGATGGGATTAATGATGCGCCTGCTTTGGCTCAGGCGGATGTGGGGATTTCGATCGGGACGGGGACGGATGTGGCGATCGCGGCTAGCGATATTACGTTGGTGTCGGGGGATTTGGGGGGGATTGTGACGGCGATTCAGTTGAGTCGGGCGACGATTCGCAATATTCGTCAAAATCTGTTTTTTGCCTTTGCTTACAATGTGGCGGGGATTCCGATCGCGGCGGGGTTGTTTTATCCGCTGACGGGTTGGTTGCTCAGCCCGATTGTTGCTGGAGCAGCGATGGCGTTTAGTTCGGTTTCGGTGGTAACGAATGCTCTACGCCTGCGACGCTTGGCGCTGGACAGGGGTTAGCGCAACTACAGATAGGTCAGCAAATCCAAGCTACTTATTGGACCTTTCAGCTTGTTTGTCTAGCGCATTTTCGTAATGGGGTACGCGCAATCGTCCCCATACCTGGGCTTTTATCTCGGTGAAATCCAGAATGCGATCGCCATAGTTGTGAATAATCGTCTCTAACCAGGCTTCTAATTTTTCGGCCTGCAGCTTATCGCCGCATACTGCTCGGGTTTCTCTCTCGTTTCGCCGATGACAACTTCTGCTCGCAGCAGCGGCAGAGTGACCTGCGCCTTCATTGTTGTCAACTGAAACTGCCGCTTACTCGCTTATCAAGCGCAATAACTCATCTGTTGACATCTTGCCACTCATATCGGTCCCCTCTAGCAGACTGTCCGCTAAATCCCGCTTCTGCTGGTGCAGAGACACAATCTTCTCCTCAATCGTGTCCTTCGCCACCAGCCGATAGATCGTCACCGGTCTCTGCTGGCCAATCCGATGAGCGCGGTCTGAAGCCTGATCCTCAACCGCCGGATTCCACCAAGGGTCCATATGAATGACATAATCGGCAGCCGTGAGATTGAGCCCCGTACCGCCCGCCTTCAAACTAATTAAAAAGACATCCCCTTCCCCAGCCTGAAAAGCATCCACCCGCTGTTTGCGCTGCTTAGCGGGGGTGCTGCCATCCAGATACTGGTATTGGATCTGTCGCTCCTCCAGATAGTCGCGCAGGATGTGCAAATGATCGACGAACTGGCTAAAAACCAACACCTTGTGGCGATTCTCCAACAGCTCCCCAATCGTCTCCCCAAACAATTGCAACTTGGCGCTGGGGAGTGGAGCATCGGGTACCACCAGGCGAGCATTGCAGCAGACCCGACGCAATTTCATAATTTCTGCCAACACTTGTAAGTGTTTTGGACCCGCTGCTCCATCGCTTTCGGCCAACTTCGCGATCGCCTCCCGCCGCAACGCCTCATACAGCGCCGTCTCCTCCTGACTCAAATCCACATGCAGCAAGATTTCCGTTCGAGAGGGCAACTCTGCCAAAACCTGACTTTTAGTCCGGCGCAGCAAAAAAGGCTGAATCAGCTTCTTCAATTTGCTGCGAGCCTGTTTGTCCTGGGATCTTTCAATCGGATGGGCAAAGCGCTGATTGAACCGCTCCAGAGACCCCAACAAGCCAGGATTGATGAAGCGAAACAGATTCCACAATTCACCTAGATGATTCTCAATCGGAGTACCTGTCGTAATCACTTTGAAGCCCGCTTGGAGCTTCATAGCCGCCTGCGATCGCTTGGTGGCAAAGTTTTTAATTGCTTGGGCCTCGTCTAACACAATCGTTTGCCACTGCACCTGTGCCAGCATCTCGGCCACCTCTTCCTGCTGCAGATATCCGTAACTGCACACCAGCATGTCAAACGGCTGCAGAGCCTCCAGCATTTTCTGGCGATCGCCACTACCAAACAGAATTGCTCGCAAAGTCGGCGCAAACCGTTGAGCTTCACTCATCCAGTTCGCACCCACCGAAGTCGGAGCCACAATCAGAGTCGGCCCCTCTGGAGCGCGGGTGAGAATGACCGCCAGTGCCTGCAAGGTTTTGCCCAGCCCCATATCGTCAGCCAAGCAGGCTCCAACCCCCCAATAGGCCAGCCGAGCTAACCAGTTAAACCCTTCCAACTGATAATCCCGCAACTCAGCTTGCAGCGTTGACGGCAGTTGCGGCTGCAGAGTTTGCATCTCCTCAATGCGCTTGACCTGCTCCTTCCAATGCTTGTCGGTCTTGAGCTGGCCGACATCGTCCAGCAGCTCCTCCATGATTGGCGTCACCAGTGGATGAAAGCGCACCCCCTTGCCGTGCTGCTCAGAAAATGCCCGCATCTCGTCGAGGCGCCTGCGAAATTCGCGCGTCAACGCCAGAAATTGACCGTCCCCTAACGGCACAAACCGGCTGGGAGTTTTTTCCAGCAGTGCCAACAAGCTCTGCATATCCAACACCGAGTTTTCGTCCAATTTCAATTCGCCAGTGGCCGCAAACCAATCCCGCTGCTTTTTAATATTCAAATGGAAGTCATCAAAATTGGCTCGGTGGCTGACCCGCAGTTTCTCCCCCTGCGGCCATTCCAGCACGACGTCATCCTCCAACTCCTGAAACTCCATCAACAATTCCAAACAGTCTTCTGGCTCCTCCACCAGCCATTCATGATTCTGTTCTACTTGGCGAGCGAGAGTGGGACAGGCCAAGACTGCAGCTTTCGCCTGTATGAGTTCGTGGCGTAAATCGCGTGTTGTTTGCAGGTGCTGACCGCCAATCTCGGCAATCACCGTTTCGCCCCCCGCCCCCGGACGAAAATAAGGACCGCCATCGGCAAAGGGACGGGCAAATATCGCTACCTTCAACCCCTCGCCAGCAGGCAGCAGGTGAATGTGAGGCTTGATTTCCGCCGGAACCGCTTCGGCCCGGACAGCACCGCCCCCAATATCCGAATGAACCGTAACAATTCTGGAGACGGTACCGATCGCCTCCAGCACGCGCTCCCGAGCCAGAGCGGGAACTTCCAGTCGATTTTGCTGGCCGATAATCTCGGCAATGCGATGGTGTTCTGGAGTTACCTCAATTACCTTGATTTGAGTGGGGGTTTCCTTGATGGCAATCGTGTCCTTGTCACTGGCAATCTTGGGAGAGAATTCCAAGATCAGCCGGTTGTCCTGCGCCCTCTTTTGCACCAGCAATTCTGGTTCCCCTTTAACCACTTCAACGCGAATGGTGGGAGTGTCTTCCCAGAAAACCAAGGGGTGTCCGATTAAGGCGGCGATCGCCCGCCTGCTAAAGGTATAGTCAATGCTGCCGCGATATCCGTACGAGCCGTAGGAGGTAAAGGTCTCGATACAGGCACAGACTTGCAGATCTTGCGGGGTAAGATAGTCGAACTCCCCCGGTTGGTGGTGGAGGCGCTTGAGGGCGATCGGCCGCCCTTTGCTCCAAACTCCTCGGGCATTAATTTTTTGCTCGCGGGGCTGCAACACGCACTGGTTGGGATAGAACGTCACAAACCAAGCTAAGCGTTTTTCCGCCGAGGGGATATTGGCGGGTTTAGGAGGTTCTTGCAAGTTGGCCAATGCATTTAAACACAGCTCCCAAGCTTGCTGCGATCGCACCGTATCCACCAGAGGCTGGATACCGCTGTCTTGGCGCAATGCGGCTGCCTTGCGATCGTATTGGCCCTTCGATAAACATTTCGACAGGAGTTCGGCAGTCTCCATCGCCAGCCAGTCATAGCCACAGGCTTTGGCCTCTGCATAAAGGGGGCTCAAGACTTTGGGCAAGCGAGAGTTTGATTGGGCTTTATCGGCATCCGCCCAGTAGAGACATAAGGCGACGAATAGGGGCTCGGCGCTGTGGGATTCGCGGTAGTCGGAGAGATGCGCGTTCAGGATAGAGTCCATTGCCGACAGCTCCCCCTGCCGAATGCCGAGCAGATCGGCCAGCGACTGGTAGATGGGGGCAAGCCAATGTTCGGATTGTCCCGAGATGATTTGGGCATAGGTTGTCGCTTCTTGCAGTCGTTGGGGGGAGCCATCTTTGAGCAATGCCAGCACAAACAACAGACCGCTGAAACCATTGAGGAAGATTTTGCGCTTGCGGGTGGCTTGTTTGCGATGTTTGAGAGCTTCAGTGAAATGGGCGATCGCCGCATCGTTCTCTCCCCGCACAAACGTCAGCCACCCCCAGTACCGACTGGCCTCGTCTCGATTCTCGGCGGAAACGGATTCGAGGCTATTTTGGGCTTCCGACAGGCGACCGCGCAGGAGACACTGCTCGGCTAAAGTCAACCGTAAAACATCCGAACAATACTTTCCTGACTCGGTACATCCCTCCTGCAGTAGGGCAAAGGCTCGGTCTGCGGGCTGCAAGTCCGAGCTCGAGCTCGCGAGGATAGTGGAAAGCCCCAGCTCGTAGATGGGCAAGGAGAGGGTACGAAACCACTCGCGATCGAAGGGATTGTTGCAGATCTGCGCGAACAGATCGACGAGTAAAACTTTAGTTTTGCGATCGCCCTGTTTGTTGTAATCGACAAGTTGGCGATTGATAAACTCGATATCCTGTCTATAAAGCCCGATGCGAACTTCCCGCACCAATTGGTCTTGACTGCTGAAATAGCGCTGCCCTCGGCCCCAGTTGTATGAAGAGAGGGGCAGTGTCTCCTCGATCGCCCTGGCAAAGGCTTCGAACCTGCCCTCGCGGATGGCATCGCGAGTCACAACCTCAGCTAGTAAGGGATGGCACCGAGGCCCCTGGCTGCGTGCTTGGACCAGTAGGCCCAGACTGAGCAGTTTCTGAAAGTGAGCTCTCAAGACGATCGCAGTGAAGGCTCGATTTTGACTGTCGCGCGCCCCAGTTTGATTGAAACAGGTGACAAAAGCACTGCGGCTGACCGGTTCGTAAATGACTGAGAACAGTTGGACAATGGTTTTGTCTAGCGGCTTTAACTGGCGATAAGCCTCAATCAGGTTGAGGCGAATGGCGTCAGCGTTAGTAGCAGAATCAGTCATGGGATAGTGATGCTATGTGGTCAGGCGATCGCCATAGGTAACCTGAAATGCCCTTTGCGGAAGCTCGGCCCCCTTTCACAGAAGGGACGGAGGAAAGGCCGATGCTCCATTATCGGGCGTCGAGACCCGAAATGGGAGGATGGTGCGGTCTGAACCGACTCCGCCTCGGGCATCCCTACGAATAGGGCTCTAGCAGGAAACTCGGAGGAAAGATGTCGCGTTTGCAGAATTCGATTGTGATGGTAACGGGGGCCAGTAGCGGTATTGGCAGCTCCTGCGCTCGGGCGTTTGCGGAGGAGGGAGCCCAGTTGATTTTGGCAGCCCGAAGTATGCCTCAATTGCAGGCGCTGGCCTCCCAGTTGAAAGCTGCGTGGGACTGCGAGACTCGCCTGTTACAACTGGATGTGCGCGATCGCCCTGCAGTCGAAACCAGCCTCGCAGCTTTGCCAGACGAGTGGAAGGCGATCGACGTGCTCGTCAACAATGCCGGTCTCAGTCGCGGCTTGGACAAGCTGCAGGAAGCAGAGTTCCGCGATTGGGAAGAGATGATCGACACCAACATTAAGGGGTTACTGTATGTGACTCGGGTGCTGCTGCCGGGAATGGTCGAACGAGATAAGGGGCATGTCATCAATATTGGCTCGACTGCCGGACACGAAGCCTATGCGGGAGGAAGTGTCTACTGCGCCACGAAATTTGCCGTCAAAGCGCTGACACAAGCCCTAAAGAAAGATCTGCACGGAACTGCGATTCGCGTGTCGTCAGTCGATCCGGGCTTGGTGGAAACCAACTTCAGTAACGTACGCTTTCGGGGGGATCTCGATCGCGCCTCCAATGTCTATGCAGGCATGACCCCCTTAACCCCTGACGACGTTGCCGAGATTGTCTTGTTTTGCGCTTCCCGACCGGCCCACGTCAATATTAGCGATGTCATCGTTATGCCCACCGATCAATCTGCCGCCACGATGGTGCATCGGCGGAAGGGTAGCGAATAGTTGGGGCGATCGGCGAACTGGAAGCAGCGATGGCGAATCAGCGATGGTAAATTCAGGTACGGAGAGGGTGGGATTCGAACCCACGGTAACGGGTTACGCTACACAGCATTTCCAGTGCTGCGCCTTCGACCACTCGGCCACCTCTCCAAAAGGCACTATTTGCTCGGGCTGAAGCAAGTGTCAGTTCAGCGCGAGTGCGACGCTTTGGCCGCATTAGCCTCAGTATCTTAACAGACCGATGCAGCGGATTTTCGCGCAAATCCACAAATTTGCCATTGAGATCGCCGAGGGCGGGCAACCCAGTTTTGCTACCGTTGGCTACTGGTCGAACCTGGCCTCAAACTGCCAAAGTGCGAACTCCAGCCAAGAGGCGATCGATGTCTGCTGCTGTGGTGAAGTAATGCACCGACGCGCGCAGAGATACCGGCTCTACCATCGATCGCACGTAAACCCCCCGCCGTTCCAGAGCCAACTCCAACGCTTCGGGATGTTTGCCCGCCACTGCAAATGGCACCAAGCCCGCCTCAGGCGGCTCCGCACCCAGACATCGCACCCCCGGAATCTCCTGCAACTGCTGCCAAAGCGATCGCGCCATCTCCACCTGCCGCCCGTACCGTTCTGCTGCAGTTCCGAAGCGATCGTGCAATTGCAGCGCCGCTGCGAGCCCAATCCGCACCGGATAAGCCGCCGTCGAGACCTCAAATTGTTCTGCGCCTCCTTTGGCATAGGTTTTGCACCAGCCCGTAAAGGTAGGACGAATCGCCGCCTGTCCCCGCTCCGACAGGTATAAAGCCCCCGTTCCCGCCGGACCGCACAGCCATTTATGGCCGGTAAAAGCATAGAAATCGGCTCCCGTGGCAGGCAAGTCGAGGG is from Synechococcus sp. PCC 7336 and encodes:
- a CDS encoding heavy metal translocating P-type ATPase; translation: MATAQLRLEGMSCAACASAIERSLLAVNGVDRAAVNFALEQASVDFDSGQTSVEQLQAAVEAAGYVALPIEADAPAGEEKPLASPELTRKLWVGGILSGLLVLGAIPSMTGLPAPQWWMRAHHPWVQLVLAAPVQFWVGQGFYLGARAAIARRTADMNVLVALGTSVAFGYSVFPTVWPAFFEARGLPADVYYETAAVVTTLVLLGRLLERRARGKTSAAIRKLMGLQAKTARVVRGDRELDIPIAQVLVGDVAIVRPGERVPVDGVVLSGESAVDESMVTGESFPVLKRTGAEAIGGTVNGTGALRLRATRVGRDTVLAQIVQLVQQAQASKAPIQRLADRVTAYFVPAVLAIAALTFLAWLILARNLGFATITTVGVLAIACPCALGLATPTSIAVGTGMGAERGILIKTADSLELAHSLDAIVLDKTGTLTEGKPAVTDGWALAGDEADLLRWAGAAERYSEHPLARAIVDCAGDRQVDLPEPQQFEAVVGRGVTAIVEGQRVNVGTVQWLSELGIATDAAVQRQREWEQGGQTVVAIAVAEELQGMVAIADRLKPTSEEVVGRLQKMGLEVVMLTGDNARTARAIGDRVGIERVIAGVRPEQKAEHILRLQQEGKRVAMVGDGINDAPALAQADVGISIGTGTDVAIAASDITLVSGDLGGIVTAIQLSRATIRNIRQNLFFAFAYNVAGIPIAAGLFYPLTGWLLSPIVAGAAMAFSSVSVVTNALRLRRLALDRG
- a CDS encoding DEAD/DEAH box helicase — its product is MTDSATNADAIRLNLIEAYRQLKPLDKTIVQLFSVIYEPVSRSAFVTCFNQTGARDSQNRAFTAIVLRAHFQKLLSLGLLVQARSQGPRCHPLLAEVVTRDAIREGRFEAFARAIEETLPLSSYNWGRGQRYFSSQDQLVREVRIGLYRQDIEFINRQLVDYNKQGDRKTKVLLVDLFAQICNNPFDREWFRTLSLPIYELGLSTILASSSSDLQPADRAFALLQEGCTESGKYCSDVLRLTLAEQCLLRGRLSEAQNSLESVSAENRDEASRYWGWLTFVRGENDAAIAHFTEALKHRKQATRKRKIFLNGFSGLLFVLALLKDGSPQRLQEATTYAQIISGQSEHWLAPIYQSLADLLGIRQGELSAMDSILNAHLSDYRESHSAEPLFVALCLYWADADKAQSNSRLPKVLSPLYAEAKACGYDWLAMETAELLSKCLSKGQYDRKAAALRQDSGIQPLVDTVRSQQAWELCLNALANLQEPPKPANIPSAEKRLAWFVTFYPNQCVLQPREQKINARGVWSKGRPIALKRLHHQPGEFDYLTPQDLQVCACIETFTSYGSYGYRGSIDYTFSRRAIAALIGHPLVFWEDTPTIRVEVVKGEPELLVQKRAQDNRLILEFSPKIASDKDTIAIKETPTQIKVIEVTPEHHRIAEIIGQQNRLEVPALARERVLEAIGTVSRIVTVHSDIGGGAVRAEAVPAEIKPHIHLLPAGEGLKVAIFARPFADGGPYFRPGAGGETVIAEIGGQHLQTTRDLRHELIQAKAAVLACPTLARQVEQNHEWLVEEPEDCLELLMEFQELEDDVVLEWPQGEKLRVSHRANFDDFHLNIKKQRDWFAATGELKLDENSVLDMQSLLALLEKTPSRFVPLGDGQFLALTREFRRRLDEMRAFSEQHGKGVRFHPLVTPIMEELLDDVGQLKTDKHWKEQVKRIEEMQTLQPQLPSTLQAELRDYQLEGFNWLARLAYWGVGACLADDMGLGKTLQALAVILTRAPEGPTLIVAPTSVGANWMSEAQRFAPTLRAILFGSGDRQKMLEALQPFDMLVCSYGYLQQEEVAEMLAQVQWQTIVLDEAQAIKNFATKRSQAAMKLQAGFKVITTGTPIENHLGELWNLFRFINPGLLGSLERFNQRFAHPIERSQDKQARSKLKKLIQPFLLRRTKSQVLAELPSRTEILLHVDLSQEETALYEALRREAIAKLAESDGAAGPKHLQVLAEIMKLRRVCCNARLVVPDAPLPSAKLQLFGETIGELLENRHKVLVFSQFVDHLHILRDYLEERQIQYQYLDGSTPAKQRKQRVDAFQAGEGDVFLISLKAGGTGLNLTAADYVIHMDPWWNPAVEDQASDRAHRIGQQRPVTIYRLVAKDTIEEKIVSLHQQKRDLADSLLEGTDMSGKMSTDELLRLISE
- a CDS encoding SDR family oxidoreductase, whose translation is MSRLQNSIVMVTGASSGIGSSCARAFAEEGAQLILAARSMPQLQALASQLKAAWDCETRLLQLDVRDRPAVETSLAALPDEWKAIDVLVNNAGLSRGLDKLQEAEFRDWEEMIDTNIKGLLYVTRVLLPGMVERDKGHVINIGSTAGHEAYAGGSVYCATKFAVKALTQALKKDLHGTAIRVSSVDPGLVETNFSNVRFRGDLDRASNVYAGMTPLTPDDVAEIVLFCASRPAHVNISDVIVMPTDQSAATMVHRRKGSE